The following proteins are encoded in a genomic region of Planococcus lenghuensis:
- a CDS encoding GTPase — protein sequence MENQFEREVDDALDDVFEEEMKHVHDALDQELLISLIGEVNAGKSSTVNKIIGEEIAGTDPKPGETVSVDPYNIRGLEKIKFMDTPGLNDPNDENPRKTLEFVQNSDVVLFFLNAAGTVFSESEKEKFRAIEKLNKDILIVLNKIDAAENIPALLHFVQDQTGYKYEVIPISSKTGENLESLKKAILYLLEKKGKDLLFARSMKEKSAAANRWIIASGISAGAIGASPIPGSDVVPLTTLQVGLLIRLAKLYDKPISRRAAKNMIVITATRTVGHTLYRQAVKFIPGAGSVAGAVVASSMTLALGYGVRYAFENNIALDYDMIGNLYEKYKDQAKREQS from the coding sequence ATGGAAAATCAGTTTGAGCGCGAAGTGGATGACGCGCTGGATGATGTGTTTGAAGAAGAGATGAAACATGTGCATGATGCACTCGATCAGGAATTGCTCATTTCACTCATCGGTGAAGTGAACGCCGGAAAGTCATCAACTGTAAACAAGATCATCGGTGAAGAGATCGCCGGAACGGATCCGAAACCCGGCGAAACCGTCAGTGTCGATCCGTATAACATCCGCGGTCTGGAAAAGATCAAATTCATGGATACGCCCGGCCTCAATGATCCCAATGACGAAAACCCGAGGAAAACCCTTGAATTCGTCCAGAATTCCGACGTTGTTCTATTTTTCCTCAATGCGGCGGGGACTGTGTTTTCAGAAAGCGAGAAAGAAAAGTTCCGGGCAATCGAGAAACTGAACAAGGATATCCTGATCGTGCTGAATAAGATCGATGCTGCCGAAAACATCCCGGCACTCCTGCATTTCGTTCAAGACCAGACCGGCTATAAATACGAAGTGATCCCAATTTCATCGAAGACGGGTGAAAACCTGGAATCCCTGAAGAAAGCGATTTTGTATCTGCTTGAAAAAAAGGGCAAGGACCTGCTGTTCGCACGAAGCATGAAGGAAAAATCGGCGGCTGCAAACCGCTGGATCATCGCTTCCGGCATTTCCGCCGGCGCTATTGGAGCCTCACCGATTCCCGGTTCTGATGTGGTTCCGCTTACGACACTGCAGGTCGGCTTGCTTATCCGGTTAGCTAAACTCTACGATAAACCGATTTCCCGGCGTGCCGCCAAAAATATGATTGTGATAACCGCCACCCGAACAGTCGGCCATACACTATACCGTCAGGCTGTCAAATTCATTCCGGGTGCCGGTTCAGTAGCCGGCGCGGTTGTGGCTTCATCGATGACCCTGGCACTTGGATATGGCGTGAGATATGCATTTGAAAATAACATTGCATTGGATTACGACATGATCGGTAATTTATACGAGAAGTACAAAGACCAGGCGAAGCGGGAACAGTCCTAG
- a CDS encoding histidine phosphatase family protein produces MTKTVYIVRHCEASGQEPDAELTAEGQIQAEELADLLEKLNVREIVSSPFTRALQSVEPAAKRLGVAVRTDDRLEERKLTEGDLPDWLDQLEKSFMDANMKLDGGESGGEAQDRAAGVLADAVDGTVLVTHGNLLALMLQSADPAYGFGDWQKLSNPDVYRMEIEGALKNVSRIWHD; encoded by the coding sequence ATGACGAAGACGGTATATATAGTCAGACACTGCGAAGCATCGGGACAGGAGCCGGATGCGGAATTGACAGCGGAAGGACAGATTCAAGCGGAAGAACTGGCGGATTTGCTGGAGAAACTTAACGTTAGGGAGATTGTTTCCAGTCCATTTACGCGGGCGCTGCAATCCGTAGAGCCGGCTGCGAAACGGCTCGGAGTTGCTGTCCGGACGGACGACCGGCTGGAGGAGCGCAAGCTGACGGAAGGGGATTTGCCGGACTGGCTCGATCAGCTGGAAAAATCATTCATGGATGCCAATATGAAATTGGATGGCGGCGAGTCCGGCGGGGAAGCCCAAGACCGGGCGGCCGGCGTGCTGGCTGATGCCGTCGACGGTACGGTCCTTGTGACACACGGCAACCTGTTGGCACTCATGCTGCAGTCTGCGGACCCGGCATACGGATTCGGGGATTGGCAGAAGCTTTCGAATCCGGACGTATACCGGATGGAGATCGAGGGAGCCTTAAAGAATGTCAGCCGGATCTGGCATGACTGA
- a CDS encoding CHY zinc finger protein, with amino-acid sequence MLTIKGIGMDAETRCAHYHSAIDRIAIKFYCCGIYYPCFECHTATGCDKPAVWPKERFSEKAVLCGTCRHELTVQEYLDCASVCPNCEAPFNPGCSLHKHLYFDV; translated from the coding sequence ATGTTAACAATCAAAGGAATCGGCATGGACGCCGAGACGCGTTGTGCGCATTACCATTCAGCGATCGACCGGATCGCCATCAAGTTTTACTGCTGCGGCATTTATTATCCCTGCTTCGAATGCCACACGGCGACAGGCTGCGACAAGCCGGCTGTCTGGCCAAAGGAGCGATTCAGCGAAAAGGCAGTGCTCTGCGGTACCTGCAGACATGAATTGACTGTACAGGAATATTTGGACTGCGCTTCTGTCTGTCCGAATTGCGAAGCTCCGTTCAATCCGGGCTGCAGCCTGCACAAACATCTGTATTTTGATGTCTGA
- a CDS encoding GNAT family N-acetyltransferase, with translation MIKQQEVALRLYTPEAAITYELPEEQLEFTGLPQDLIKKDAANPLRHLVIIYARGKEAGFFELDASEDRKTYTDNPNTLVLRGYSVNPELQGRGVATGSIRALPAFIRKHFPDINEVVLGVNARNTPAQRVYQRAGFEDTGRRFMGRKGEQLVMSMRVK, from the coding sequence ATGATCAAACAGCAAGAGGTGGCGCTCCGCCTGTATACACCGGAAGCAGCAATCACGTATGAATTGCCTGAAGAACAGCTGGAATTCACTGGACTTCCACAGGACTTAATAAAGAAAGATGCAGCGAATCCGCTGCGGCATCTGGTCATCATTTATGCACGCGGCAAAGAGGCGGGCTTCTTTGAACTGGATGCGTCAGAGGACCGGAAGACGTATACCGATAATCCGAACACCCTGGTACTCCGCGGATACTCAGTGAATCCGGAACTGCAGGGCCGGGGTGTGGCAACCGGCTCGATTCGGGCGCTGCCTGCGTTCATCCGGAAACATTTTCCGGATATCAATGAAGTGGTGCTTGGCGTCAATGCGCGAAATACTCCGGCGCAGCGCGTGTATCAGCGGGCGGGGTTTGAAGACACGGGCCGGCGGTTCATGGGGAGAAAAGGCGAGCAGCTCGTCATGAGCATGCGGGTTAAGTAA
- a CDS encoding metallophosphoesterase encodes MKKWAIVLVILLLSAVLFVWANNKWITVTEYSISSPEIPDAFDGARIAQISDLHSATFGVGQSAILEKTADAEPDIIFVTGDIVDSARYDLETALTLMEGLLEIAPVYFATGNQEISKDRVEIHVSALENLNIIVLENEMMEWNRAGQTIYIAGIHDPLIDASMHDPLVGVDFHDPQIAYAERAGQYVQESLKVIPFTDTFTLLLAHRPEYIDEYAETEADVVFSGHAHGGQIRIPGIGGVFAPGQGFFPELTEGTVKLADTELVISRGLGNSSFPLRIFNRPEIVTVTLNRE; translated from the coding sequence ATGAAGAAATGGGCTATTGTCTTGGTCATCTTGCTGCTAAGTGCCGTTTTGTTTGTCTGGGCGAATAATAAGTGGATCACTGTTACTGAATATAGCATCAGTTCCCCGGAAATTCCGGACGCGTTTGATGGTGCGCGCATCGCTCAAATCTCAGATCTGCACAGCGCCACATTCGGTGTCGGGCAATCCGCCATATTGGAAAAGACCGCCGACGCTGAACCGGACATCATTTTCGTAACAGGAGATATTGTGGATAGTGCCCGTTATGATCTGGAAACAGCCTTGACGCTGATGGAGGGACTGCTGGAGATTGCCCCTGTATATTTTGCGACAGGCAACCAGGAGATTTCAAAGGACCGGGTGGAAATACACGTTTCCGCCCTCGAGAACTTGAATATCATTGTGCTTGAAAATGAAATGATGGAGTGGAATCGAGCAGGGCAGACGATTTATATCGCCGGCATCCATGATCCTTTGATAGATGCCAGCATGCACGATCCGCTGGTGGGTGTTGATTTTCATGACCCGCAAATCGCATACGCTGAACGGGCAGGTCAGTATGTACAGGAATCCCTTAAAGTGATTCCCTTTACGGATACATTTACGCTGCTGCTTGCCCACAGGCCGGAATACATCGACGAGTATGCTGAAACTGAAGCTGATGTGGTATTTTCAGGACATGCGCATGGCGGCCAGATCCGTATCCCGGGAATCGGCGGAGTGTTTGCGCCTGGCCAAGGGTTTTTCCCAGAGCTGACAGAAGGAACAGTCAAACTGGCGGATACCGAGCTCGTCATCAGCCGGGGGCTTGGTAACAGCAGTTTCCCGCTTCGCATCTTCAACCGGCCTGAAATTGTAACCGTGACACTTAACCGTGAATAA
- a CDS encoding metallophosphoesterase, which produces MKRLAVAAVVGLLVIIFFVWINNKWITVSEYIISSPDIPAAFSGARIVQISDLHNATFGSDQAALLEKVAAAEPDVIFVTGDLVDNDRYDPDVAIEVINGLSTLAEVYFVTGNHEISRGRVNEILSALEETGITILENEMVEWMRKGERIYIAGVHDPLLGYAAGNFEYSTQSLEAIPFTAEFTLLLAHRPELVDEYMETEADVVFSGHAHGGQIRLPGLGGLYAPGQGFFPELTEGVTRFNDLQLVISRGLGNSSFPLRIFNRPEIVVVTLDRE; this is translated from the coding sequence ATGAAGAGACTGGCTGTAGCAGCGGTCGTTGGGCTGCTGGTCATTATTTTCTTTGTCTGGATAAACAATAAGTGGATCACTGTTTCAGAATATATCATCAGTTCCCCGGACATTCCGGCGGCGTTCAGCGGCGCGCGCATTGTTCAGATTTCTGATCTCCATAACGCGACATTCGGGAGTGATCAGGCTGCATTGCTGGAAAAAGTGGCAGCAGCAGAGCCGGACGTGATTTTTGTGACGGGCGATCTGGTCGATAACGACCGGTATGATCCGGATGTGGCGATAGAAGTGATAAATGGGCTCTCAACGCTTGCGGAGGTTTATTTTGTTACCGGGAATCATGAAATTTCCCGGGGACGCGTGAATGAAATCCTGTCTGCACTTGAAGAAACGGGCATTACGATTCTCGAGAATGAGATGGTCGAGTGGATGCGGAAAGGGGAACGGATCTATATCGCGGGAGTTCATGATCCGCTCCTGGGTTATGCGGCTGGCAATTTCGAGTATAGTACACAATCGCTGGAAGCCATTCCGTTTACCGCTGAATTCACCCTGCTGCTCGCACATCGGCCGGAACTGGTCGACGAGTATATGGAGACGGAAGCGGATGTCGTATTCTCGGGGCATGCGCATGGCGGCCAGATTCGGCTGCCGGGCCTCGGCGGTCTGTATGCACCCGGGCAAGGTTTCTTTCCGGAGCTGACGGAAGGGGTTACCCGGTTTAATGATCTGCAGCTCGTCATCAGCCGGGGGCTCGGCAACAGCAGTTTCCCGCTTCGCATCTTCAACCGGCCGGAAATCGTCGTTGTGACACTTGACCGCGAATAA
- a CDS encoding ABC transporter permease, which translates to MNQFSVLLQKEWRENIRNYKVFWIPVVFILFGIIEPVTQYFLPQILESAGNVPEEVVAGFPVPAPEEILISVMGQYQFMGLLILILAYMGSVSGERKSGTATLLYVRPLSYPAYFISKWVMAGAVALVSIWLGFFASYYYIWLLFDAVDMGQTVQFTATYSLWILLIVSIILAASAALPGPGLTAAAVLVLIFIAQIIDGLLGAYWNVSPLKLPAYAGSWLIEAPDLSDFWWSAGITAVLIALLVAFGVWLSHRNAAKTKV; encoded by the coding sequence ATGAACCAGTTCAGCGTGCTCCTTCAAAAGGAATGGCGGGAAAACATCCGCAACTATAAGGTGTTCTGGATACCTGTCGTATTTATCCTGTTCGGGATCATCGAGCCGGTGACGCAATACTTTCTGCCGCAAATACTGGAATCTGCCGGCAATGTGCCGGAGGAAGTTGTCGCCGGGTTCCCGGTGCCGGCACCGGAAGAAATCCTGATCTCGGTTATGGGGCAATATCAGTTCATGGGATTGCTGATCCTGATTCTTGCCTATATGGGATCGGTGTCCGGGGAGAGGAAAAGCGGGACGGCGACGCTGTTATACGTTCGGCCGCTGTCTTATCCGGCTTATTTCATAAGCAAATGGGTTATGGCCGGTGCGGTGGCGCTTGTCAGCATCTGGCTTGGATTTTTCGCCTCCTATTACTATATCTGGCTTCTGTTTGATGCGGTCGATATGGGGCAGACCGTGCAATTCACAGCGACTTACAGTCTGTGGATTCTCCTGATTGTCTCGATCATCCTGGCGGCAAGCGCTGCTCTTCCCGGACCTGGTCTCACTGCAGCGGCAGTGCTGGTTCTGATTTTTATTGCCCAGATCATCGATGGTCTGCTTGGCGCCTATTGGAACGTATCACCACTCAAACTGCCTGCCTACGCTGGCAGCTGGCTGATTGAAGCGCCGGACTTGAGTGATTTTTGGTGGTCGGCCGGAATCACTGCTGTACTGATCGCTTTACTCGTTGCCTTCGGTGTTTGGCTGTCGCACCGAAACGCGGCAAAAACAAAAGTATAG
- a CDS encoding ABC transporter ATP-binding protein, with protein MSLLEVKNLTKRYGNELAVDDVTFLLEERTATALIGPNGSGKTTTLSMMGGLLRPTAGSINWNSGSGIGFLPQYPRFFPWLTALEFMEMAAKISGVDAKHARAQSMRTLEFVGLKGEMKKKTGAFSGGMKQRLGLAQAIVHQPQLLLLDEPVSALDPAGRREIMDLLKSLQQDTTILYSTHILNDAEEMTDQLLFLQNGRLVEQGSLADVRSRYAEPRIRVKFSDTAAAAAFTEKAPWEIKHEGNAVYIPVIDGRPALQEVLNYFAANSAGVTGIEHQAASLEEIFLKVAGVR; from the coding sequence TTGAGTTTGCTGGAAGTGAAAAACCTGACAAAACGATACGGGAACGAATTGGCAGTGGATGATGTTACATTTCTTCTGGAGGAGCGGACGGCGACTGCCCTGATCGGCCCGAACGGTTCCGGAAAGACAACCACGCTTTCCATGATGGGCGGACTGCTTCGGCCGACTGCGGGATCGATCAACTGGAACAGTGGAAGCGGGATCGGTTTTCTGCCGCAGTATCCGCGGTTCTTCCCATGGCTGACAGCGCTCGAATTTATGGAGATGGCTGCCAAAATCAGTGGAGTTGATGCCAAACATGCCAGAGCCCAGTCCATGCGAACGCTTGAATTTGTAGGTCTCAAAGGAGAAATGAAGAAAAAAACCGGTGCGTTTTCAGGGGGGATGAAACAGCGGCTCGGGCTCGCTCAAGCCATCGTCCATCAGCCGCAGCTGCTGCTGCTGGATGAGCCGGTTTCAGCACTTGACCCGGCAGGCAGAAGGGAAATCATGGATTTATTGAAATCGCTTCAGCAGGATACGACCATCCTGTATTCTACGCATATCCTGAATGACGCGGAAGAAATGACGGATCAGCTGCTGTTCCTGCAGAATGGCCGGCTCGTTGAACAGGGATCTTTAGCGGACGTCCGGTCCCGCTATGCGGAACCGAGAATACGGGTGAAGTTTTCAGATACGGCAGCCGCTGCGGCATTCACGGAAAAAGCGCCTTGGGAAATTAAACATGAGGGAAATGCGGTATACATACCAGTTATTGACGGTCGGCCAGCACTTCAGGAAGTGCTGAATTACTTTGCGGCAAACAGTGCAGGGGTGACCGGAATCGAACACCAAGCGGCCTCACTGGAAGAAATCTTTTTAAAGGTGGCGGGTGTCCGATGA
- a CDS encoding PLD nuclease N-terminal domain-containing protein, with protein sequence MDTMTVILALLPVILIEFASLIFALVDLLKNPNPNGPKWLWGIVIVVFQIIGPILYFVIGRRNY encoded by the coding sequence ATGGATACCATGACAGTGATTTTAGCACTGCTGCCGGTAATTTTGATTGAGTTTGCATCGCTCATTTTCGCGCTTGTGGATTTGCTGAAAAATCCGAACCCGAACGGTCCGAAATGGCTATGGGGCATTGTAATCGTTGTGTTCCAGATTATCGGGCCGATTCTGTACTTTGTGATTGGGAGGCGGAATTATTGA
- a CDS encoding FAD-binding dehydrogenase yields MAYDAIVVGAGLAGLVAASELLEAGKKVLLLDQEPEASFGGQAWWSFGGLFLVDSPEQRRLGIKDSKELAWQDWLGTAGFDRLDDEDSWAFKWAKAYVDFAAGEKRAWLRSRGIRFFPVVGWAERGGYLAEGHGNSVPRFHIVWGTGPGIVQPFADRVKEGIARGLVDYRPRHRVDELITEQGAVVGVRGAVLKESESERGVSSSREVIDDFEYRGPAVLVASGGIGANFDLIRENWPLRLGKPPENMISGVPAHVDGRMLAISERAGARLVNKDRMWHYTEGIKNWNPVWPVHGIRILPGPSSLWLDAEGNRFPAPNFPGFDTLGTLKTIQDTGYDYSWFILTQRIIEKEFALSGSEQNPDLTGKSLRQVLARVKKGATPPVQAFLDNGEDFVQAATIEELVAGMNELTGSGLLDAGHIQRQVEARDREMDNTFTKDLQITALRGARNYRGDRLIRVAKPHKLLDPKAGPLIAVRLNIVSRKTLGGLQTDLSARVLDTAGKPVPGLYAAGEACGFGGGGVHGYRSLEGTFLGGCLFTGREAGRAIAKHGAE; encoded by the coding sequence ATGGCATATGATGCAATCGTAGTCGGCGCCGGATTGGCAGGATTAGTGGCAGCTTCCGAACTGCTGGAGGCAGGAAAAAAGGTGCTCTTGCTGGATCAGGAGCCGGAAGCGTCATTTGGCGGACAGGCGTGGTGGTCATTCGGCGGGTTATTCCTGGTCGATTCACCGGAGCAGCGCCGGCTCGGTATAAAGGATTCGAAAGAACTCGCCTGGCAGGACTGGCTCGGAACTGCAGGATTCGACCGGCTGGATGATGAAGATTCCTGGGCGTTCAAATGGGCAAAAGCCTATGTCGATTTTGCAGCCGGCGAAAAGCGGGCGTGGCTCCGGAGCCGGGGCATCCGCTTCTTTCCGGTTGTCGGCTGGGCTGAACGCGGCGGTTATCTGGCGGAAGGGCACGGAAATTCCGTTCCCCGGTTCCACATTGTCTGGGGCACCGGTCCGGGCATCGTCCAGCCATTCGCAGATCGGGTGAAAGAAGGGATTGCACGCGGTTTGGTCGATTACCGGCCGCGTCACCGGGTGGATGAATTGATCACAGAACAAGGGGCTGTGGTCGGGGTCCGGGGTGCTGTTCTGAAAGAAAGCGAATCAGAGCGTGGCGTATCCAGTTCCCGGGAAGTAATCGATGATTTTGAATACAGAGGGCCGGCTGTGCTTGTCGCAAGCGGCGGCATCGGAGCGAATTTCGATCTAATCCGGGAAAACTGGCCATTGCGTCTAGGCAAACCGCCTGAAAACATGATTTCAGGCGTTCCGGCTCACGTTGATGGCCGGATGCTGGCGATCAGCGAGCGGGCAGGAGCCCGGCTCGTGAATAAAGACCGCATGTGGCATTATACGGAAGGCATTAAAAACTGGAATCCCGTATGGCCGGTCCATGGCATCCGCATTTTACCGGGCCCGTCTTCACTCTGGCTTGACGCCGAGGGCAACCGCTTTCCGGCACCGAACTTTCCGGGATTTGATACGCTCGGCACTCTGAAAACGATTCAGGACACGGGCTATGATTATTCCTGGTTTATCTTGACCCAACGTATCATTGAAAAGGAGTTTGCGCTGTCGGGTTCCGAACAGAACCCCGATCTGACCGGCAAAAGTCTGCGGCAGGTATTGGCCCGCGTGAAAAAAGGGGCGACGCCGCCCGTTCAGGCGTTTCTGGATAACGGCGAAGATTTTGTCCAGGCGGCAACGATTGAAGAACTCGTAGCCGGCATGAACGAACTGACTGGCAGCGGGCTGCTGGACGCAGGGCACATTCAGCGGCAAGTGGAAGCGCGGGACAGGGAAATGGATAACACGTTTACGAAAGACCTGCAGATCACTGCGCTTCGCGGCGCCCGGAATTACCGGGGCGACCGGCTGATCCGGGTAGCGAAGCCGCATAAATTGCTTGATCCTAAAGCGGGGCCGCTCATCGCAGTGCGGCTGAACATCGTGAGCCGGAAAACGCTCGGCGGCCTGCAGACCGATCTATCAGCCCGGGTGCTGGATACGGCGGGAAAACCCGTGCCGGGGCTCTATGCAGCCGGGGAAGCTTGCGGATTTGGAGGCGGCGGTGTCCACGGCTACCGATCGCTTGAAGGCACATTTCTTGGCGGCTGCCTCTTTACCGGACGTGAAGCGGGCCGGGCAATCGCAAAGCACGGGGCCGAGTGA
- a CDS encoding PTS sugar transporter subunit IIA has protein sequence MSKDVLTAANIELNATPAGKEEAIRNTGEILVANGYVDKEYIDKMLEREEQKTTYMGNFLAILHGTDNAKQYVHATGIAITVVPEGIDFGEGNTAKVIFGIAGENDEHLDLLANIAIVCSDPKTIDHILTAESKQDIIDLFSEVE, from the coding sequence ATGAGTAAAGATGTATTAACGGCGGCGAATATCGAGTTGAATGCCACGCCGGCAGGTAAAGAGGAAGCAATCCGGAACACCGGTGAAATTTTAGTGGCTAATGGCTATGTTGATAAAGAATACATCGATAAAATGCTGGAACGCGAAGAACAAAAAACTACTTATATGGGCAATTTTCTCGCGATTTTGCATGGGACGGATAATGCCAAACAGTATGTGCATGCAACGGGCATTGCGATCACTGTTGTCCCGGAAGGTATCGACTTTGGGGAAGGCAATACGGCGAAAGTAATTTTCGGCATTGCCGGTGAAAACGACGAGCACCTGGATCTGCTGGCGAATATTGCAATCGTGTGTTCAGATCCGAAGACGATCGATCACATTCTCACTGCTGAGTCCAAGCAGGACATTATTGATTTATTCAGCGAAGTCGAGTAG
- a CDS encoding peptide-methionine (S)-S-oxide reductase MsrA, whose protein sequence is MTVTSNTIQKLEAGLGVAATETATFGMGCFWSPDAMFGALPGVIRTRVGYAGGTAINPTYRRMGDHTETVEIDFDPAVLPYEDILRYFWANHYANRDEYKGRQYISLLRYRSDEQEETIRRVKAEVEAELGEEVGTDIAPFKNFTLAEERHQKYYLKRYPKALSQLADLYVGPEDMTDSTFAARLNGFVKGFGTKAGLLDEISSWPVPEEARAVLQERIQNMKW, encoded by the coding sequence GTGACGGTAACATCCAATACGATTCAGAAACTTGAAGCGGGGCTCGGGGTCGCCGCAACCGAAACTGCGACATTCGGCATGGGCTGCTTCTGGAGTCCGGATGCCATGTTCGGCGCCTTGCCGGGCGTTATCCGAACCCGTGTCGGTTATGCGGGCGGGACAGCGATAAATCCGACATACCGGAGAATGGGCGATCATACAGAGACGGTGGAAATCGATTTTGATCCGGCAGTATTGCCATATGAAGATATCCTTCGCTATTTTTGGGCAAATCATTATGCGAATCGGGACGAATACAAAGGCCGGCAGTATATCTCGCTGCTCCGTTACCGGAGTGACGAACAGGAAGAGACGATCCGGCGGGTGAAAGCGGAAGTTGAAGCGGAGCTCGGCGAAGAAGTCGGTACAGATATTGCGCCATTTAAAAACTTCACGCTCGCAGAAGAGCGGCATCAGAAGTATTACCTGAAACGCTACCCGAAAGCACTCTCTCAATTGGCCGATCTGTACGTGGGGCCGGAAGATATGACGGATTCCACATTCGCCGCGCGGCTGAATGGATTCGTCAAAGGATTCGGGACGAAAGCTGGTCTGCTGGATGAAATCAGCAGCTGGCCGGTACCGGAAGAAGCCAGAGCGGTCTTGCAGGAACGCATTCAGAATATGAAGTGGTAA
- a CDS encoding OsmC family protein, whose product MAIHSFHLKADWPGNRNDIGTIETGNLKTQISIPPEMDGPGVGTNPDEMLLGAAATCYIITLAAMMERSKLAKESLTMESEGLVDVTNGIITYKTIIHRPRIVLKADASEKDVALCQRLAEKAESSCMITRAIQGNVEVRLEADILTGT is encoded by the coding sequence ATGGCAATCCATAGTTTTCACTTAAAGGCCGATTGGCCGGGCAACCGCAACGATATCGGCACCATTGAAACCGGGAATTTGAAGACGCAGATTTCTATCCCGCCGGAAATGGACGGACCCGGTGTCGGAACCAATCCGGACGAGATGCTTCTGGGCGCTGCTGCCACTTGTTACATCATCACGCTTGCAGCGATGATGGAACGCAGCAAGCTTGCCAAAGAATCATTGACGATGGAATCGGAAGGGCTTGTTGATGTGACGAACGGCATTATCACATACAAGACGATCATCCACCGGCCGCGCATTGTGCTGAAGGCGGACGCATCCGAAAAGGATGTTGCGCTCTGTCAGCGGCTCGCGGAAAAAGCGGAAAGTTCCTGCATGATCACCCGTGCGATTCAAGGGAATGTGGAAGTGCGGCTGGAAGCGGACATCTTAACGGGGACATAA